In Polynucleobacter sp. AP-Ainpum-60-G11, one DNA window encodes the following:
- the rlmD gene encoding 23S rRNA (uracil(1939)-C(5))-methyltransferase RlmD, producing MRRGEKPVHIVVTEPVRVDALDLDAQGIARLAPNEAEAAEGQSGKVIFIQGALPTELVTYVITRDKARFSKAKVIDILKPAVFRAEPKCKAFGVCGGCTMQHLDIRAQVAMKQRVLEDDLKHIAKVAPEEILRPMGGPAWEYRHRARLSAVNRSIKKGTVLIGFHEGKSGYVADMTACEILPQHVSDLLPEMRKLVMGLSIVDRMPQIEIAVGEPEDPNSDDPKKLKSVTALVFRNLLPLTPTDEQLLKDFADQHQVWVWLQPKGIETVAPFYPLTGKLCYRLPEFEIEMPFKPADFTQVNHMMNRALVSRAIRLLEVQASNRVLDLFCGIGNFTLPLARKASNVLGIEGLESLTTRAKANAEHNQLADKVSFMQSNLFEVTTETIASWGKAQRWLMDPPREGAMEICRALALLYEQGSDLPPQRIVYVSCNPKTLARDADILCHQAGYILKSAGIVNMFPHTSHVESMAVFERL from the coding sequence ATGCGTAGAGGAGAAAAGCCGGTCCACATCGTTGTGACTGAGCCAGTACGAGTTGATGCCCTTGATCTAGATGCGCAAGGCATTGCCCGCTTAGCGCCGAATGAGGCAGAAGCCGCTGAAGGTCAAAGCGGCAAAGTTATTTTTATTCAAGGCGCACTTCCCACAGAACTAGTCACCTATGTCATCACGCGTGACAAAGCCCGCTTCAGTAAAGCCAAAGTGATTGATATTCTCAAGCCTGCGGTCTTCAGAGCTGAACCTAAGTGCAAAGCGTTTGGAGTTTGTGGTGGCTGCACCATGCAGCATCTAGATATTCGGGCGCAGGTAGCCATGAAGCAGCGCGTACTAGAAGATGATCTCAAACACATTGCTAAAGTTGCTCCCGAAGAAATCCTTCGCCCTATGGGTGGCCCTGCCTGGGAATACCGTCATCGCGCACGCCTAAGCGCAGTTAATCGCTCGATCAAAAAAGGCACTGTGCTGATTGGATTTCATGAGGGCAAGAGTGGCTATGTCGCAGACATGACTGCTTGCGAGATTTTGCCTCAGCATGTTTCTGATTTATTGCCAGAGATGCGTAAATTGGTCATGGGCTTATCCATTGTGGATCGCATGCCGCAGATTGAGATTGCTGTTGGCGAGCCTGAAGATCCGAATTCAGATGATCCCAAAAAATTAAAGTCTGTCACTGCATTGGTCTTCAGAAACCTTCTCCCTTTAACTCCGACAGACGAGCAACTCCTCAAGGATTTTGCTGATCAGCATCAAGTCTGGGTTTGGTTGCAACCCAAGGGCATTGAAACTGTTGCGCCGTTCTATCCATTGACCGGTAAGCTTTGTTATCGCCTCCCTGAGTTTGAGATTGAGATGCCGTTTAAGCCAGCGGATTTCACGCAGGTAAATCACATGATGAACCGCGCATTAGTGAGCAGAGCGATTCGTCTCTTAGAGGTTCAAGCAAGCAATCGCGTGCTCGACTTATTTTGCGGCATTGGTAATTTCACGTTACCACTGGCAAGAAAGGCCAGCAATGTTCTGGGTATTGAGGGTTTGGAAAGTCTCACTACCAGGGCTAAAGCCAATGCAGAACATAACCAGCTAGCCGATAAAGTCAGCTTCATGCAAAGCAATTTGTTTGAAGTGACCACAGAAACGATTGCCTCTTGGGGTAAAGCCCAACGCTGGCTAATGGATCCACCGCGTGAAGGCGCTATGGAGATCTGCCGAGCGCTAGCCTTATTGTATGAGCAGGGCAGTGATCTACCACCGCAACGCATTGTGTACGTGTCCTGTAACCCAAAAACCTTGGCAAGAGATGCCGATATCCTTTGCCATCAGGCAGGCTACATTCTCAAGAGTGCGGGCATCGTCAATATGTTCCCTCACACATCCCATGTCGAGTCGATGGCGGTGTTTGAAAGACTTTGA
- a CDS encoding 3'-5' exonuclease codes for MATVLVFDIETIPDVAGLRRLNDYPDTLSDSEVAAKAMAERAEKTGSEFLPLYLQRICAISCVIRRTTKDGSPQIKVGTLGTAQDDEKVLIQTFFELVEKYTPQLVSWNGSGFDLPVLHYRALANHVQAPRYWEMGESQENDSREFKWNNYISRYHMRHLDLMDLLAKFNGRANAPLDGLAKLCGFPGKMGMDGSQVWPAYQEGRIDEIRRYCETDVVNTYLMYCRFQLMRGGFSLEEYKEEITFVKAYLEKESKEPHGEQWQEYLLDFAPDA; via the coding sequence ATGGCAACGGTTCTCGTATTTGATATTGAAACCATTCCCGATGTTGCGGGTCTGCGTCGACTCAATGACTATCCCGATACGCTGTCTGATAGTGAAGTTGCGGCCAAAGCCATGGCGGAGCGCGCCGAAAAAACCGGTAGTGAATTTCTACCGCTGTATCTGCAACGCATCTGCGCAATCTCTTGTGTCATACGCAGAACAACGAAAGATGGCTCACCCCAAATTAAAGTAGGAACACTAGGTACTGCGCAAGATGATGAGAAGGTATTGATTCAGACCTTCTTTGAGCTTGTAGAAAAATACACTCCTCAGTTAGTGTCTTGGAACGGCAGCGGTTTTGATCTGCCAGTACTGCACTACCGCGCTCTAGCAAATCATGTTCAAGCACCGCGCTACTGGGAAATGGGTGAGAGCCAAGAAAACGATAGCCGTGAATTTAAGTGGAATAACTACATCAGTCGTTATCACATGCGTCATCTCGATTTGATGGACCTCTTGGCTAAATTTAACGGTCGTGCTAATGCGCCTTTAGATGGGCTGGCAAAACTCTGCGGATTCCCAGGCAAGATGGGAATGGATGGCAGTCAAGTTTGGCCTGCCTATCAAGAGGGCAGGATTGATGAGATTCGTCGCTATTGCGAAACGGATGTAGTCAATACTTATCTGATGTACTGCCGCTTTCAGTTGATGCGTGGTGGTTTTTCATTGGAAGAGTACAAAGAAGAAATTACCTTCGTAAAAGCTTACTTAGAAAAAGAGTCTAAAGAGCCACATGGCGAACAGTGGCAAGAGTATCTCTTGGACTTTGCTCCCGATGCGTAG
- a CDS encoding peptidoglycan DD-metalloendopeptidase family protein — MNLLSKYLLLLAAMASLLLNVGCSTTPRAKPANVVDRSGGNSEPTPPGYYRVKRGDTLARIALDNGQSPRDLAQWNNLSNPNLIEVDDLILVRPPANNKMTVKPIPKTAGDTPKTDAPKVDAAKEAPKEIVAEPGIRLSWPAKGKVTDDFSEKTKGIDIAGKLGDPVTAAADGKVVYAGNSLRGYGNLVIIKHDNTYLTAYAHNRALSVKEGDTVKKGQKIAEMGDTDATSVKLHFELRVNGRPVNPTPYLQ; from the coding sequence ATGAATCTCCTATCTAAATACCTGCTATTGCTGGCCGCTATGGCTTCTCTGCTGCTCAATGTGGGTTGCTCAACAACGCCTCGGGCAAAACCAGCCAATGTCGTAGATCGAAGTGGTGGCAATAGTGAACCAACTCCGCCTGGCTACTATCGTGTGAAACGTGGTGATACCTTGGCGCGGATTGCATTAGATAACGGCCAGTCTCCACGCGATTTGGCGCAGTGGAATAATTTATCGAACCCAAACTTAATTGAAGTAGATGACCTCATTTTGGTGAGGCCACCGGCGAATAACAAAATGACGGTGAAGCCAATTCCGAAAACAGCTGGCGATACGCCTAAAACGGATGCGCCAAAAGTAGATGCTGCCAAAGAAGCCCCTAAAGAAATCGTTGCTGAACCTGGTATTCGTTTGTCATGGCCGGCCAAAGGTAAGGTCACAGATGATTTCAGTGAAAAGACCAAAGGTATTGATATTGCTGGGAAGTTAGGAGATCCCGTTACTGCAGCTGCTGACGGTAAAGTTGTCTATGCCGGTAATAGCTTGCGTGGCTACGGTAATCTCGTCATCATCAAGCACGACAATACCTATCTCACAGCCTACGCCCACAACCGCGCACTCTCGGTTAAAGAGGGTGATACGGTCAAGAAAGGCCAAAAGATTGCCGAGATGGGTGATACCGACGCCACTTCAGTAAAGCTGCACTTTGAACTCCGTGTGAATGGCAGGCCAGTAAATCCAACGCCATACTTGCAGTAA
- the surE gene encoding 5'/3'-nucleotidase SurE: MSENTKQPHILISNDDGYLAPGLLALVNAIRPLGRVTVIAPEQNHSGASNSLTLSRPLSIHRVAGGERDGFLFINGTPTDCVHIAMTGFLDEKPDLVVSGINQGENMGEDTLYSGTVAAAVEGVMFGVPGIAFSQIDKGWNRIEDAAKAAHDIVAQMLVSKLAHTDGAATLLNVNIPNRPYADLYRWRVTRLGNRHHSQPVVVQKSPRGDDIYWIGAAGHAKDSSEGTDFHAIDEGCISITPMQLDLTHHARLASMRANGWTRG; the protein is encoded by the coding sequence ATGAGTGAAAATACAAAGCAGCCACACATTCTGATTTCGAATGATGATGGCTATCTTGCTCCCGGTCTTTTGGCCTTGGTCAATGCCATTCGCCCATTGGGTCGTGTAACCGTCATTGCCCCAGAGCAAAATCACAGCGGGGCTTCCAACTCATTAACACTCTCACGACCACTGTCGATTCATCGAGTGGCCGGTGGTGAGCGTGATGGATTTCTATTCATCAACGGCACTCCAACGGATTGCGTGCATATCGCTATGACCGGTTTTTTAGATGAAAAACCTGATCTCGTAGTCTCTGGTATCAATCAAGGCGAGAACATGGGTGAAGACACTCTGTACTCTGGCACGGTAGCTGCTGCAGTTGAAGGCGTGATGTTTGGTGTTCCCGGTATTGCTTTCTCACAGATTGATAAGGGTTGGAATCGGATTGAGGATGCGGCTAAAGCGGCTCACGATATCGTGGCACAAATGCTGGTATCTAAATTGGCTCATACCGATGGTGCGGCCACTTTGTTAAATGTCAATATTCCGAATCGCCCTTATGCCGATCTCTATCGCTGGCGTGTTACTCGTTTAGGTAATCGCCATCACTCGCAGCCAGTAGTGGTGCAGAAGAGCCCACGTGGTGATGACATTTACTGGATTGGTGCAGCAGGTCACGCTAAAGATAGTTCCGAAGGCACAGACTTTCATGCCATTGATGAAGGGTGCATTTCAATTACCCCAATGCAGTTGGATCTTACCCATCATGCTCGCTTGGCTTCCATGCGCGCCAATGGCTGGACGCGCGGTTGA
- a CDS encoding efflux RND transporter permease subunit, whose amino-acid sequence MSAFTSFIRGVLEKRVLVIVGSIVLLGLGMFSLSKLPIQPYPGVAPLTIQAISQWPGRSTTEVEQQVTIPVENALAGIPGLQAFRSVSLFGLSVVTLKFNDTTDPFKARQTFITSLANVSFPPGVTSSISPDSDATGEIMRYEVKSDYASSTQLKTLQNYEIYKELKQTPGVADVSSFGGRVRQYQVIVSPESLQSKGVTVNELIAALTNANSNTGGGLLPSGEQQFVVRGVGLLRNIDDIKRVVISIHNGVPIRIGDVARIEIGNAPRLGMFQFNDNPDSVEGIVYLRRGENATEVLARVRNTVENINKQVLPPGIEVVPFYDRQVLLDITIGTVKHTLFFGISLVLAVLFFFLGNLRAAAVVAAVIPLALCVSFIQMHLWSVPANLISLGAIDFGVIVDSAVILTENVMRHLEEGGKRLNQSIILATSEVQRAMIYSTGIIIVAYSPLFFMGGVEGIIFKPMAFTMGFALIAAMILSLTFLPAMISLVFGENLHHKPPGFITKLLNGYKPLLRKWMDRPLTVVSVAVFVLGLTLLSVTRLGTAFLPTLEENNIWLRVTLPNTVDLDYSVKIANQLRETFLKQPEIDKVAAQIGRPDDGTDSTGVFNQEYGLYLKSPDKMPSGSSKKDLITHLETELDKIPGVTYSFSQYIQDNVNEALSGVKGENSVKIYGTDLEVLDQKAHEVIEQLKKVRGVADEGILKELGQPTLNIQIDRERAARYGINVNDIQTVVANAIGGAAVTNLLEDEKTFGIAIRLNEGSRNDIADIGHLLVDSPNGASIPLSMVATVQLSDGPFFIYREAGKRYIAIKFSVRHRDLGSAVEDAQFLVEKNITLPPNYSISWDGQFNQMKQAQKKLMLIVPLALLGIFLLLVSAFGNFRDAVIVMINVPFAAIGGVIALHLAGETLSISAFFGFLSLFGIAIQDGVILISFINKTAAREHGEMKDVMVEGASLRVRPVLMTAALSGLGLLPAALSHSIGSEAQRPLALVIVGGMVTTTILTLLVLPVIYGWFRGRALTQVAKA is encoded by the coding sequence GTGAGCGCTTTTACTTCCTTTATTCGGGGTGTACTTGAGAAACGAGTGCTGGTTATCGTTGGCTCGATCGTGCTCCTCGGTTTGGGGATGTTCAGTCTTTCTAAGTTGCCAATACAGCCTTACCCTGGTGTAGCGCCATTAACGATTCAGGCGATTTCTCAATGGCCAGGTAGAAGTACCACTGAGGTAGAGCAGCAAGTCACTATCCCAGTAGAAAATGCCTTGGCTGGTATTCCCGGTCTTCAGGCTTTCCGTTCAGTCTCTTTATTTGGCCTGTCTGTTGTAACTCTGAAGTTTAATGACACAACGGATCCATTTAAAGCCCGCCAAACATTTATTACTAGCTTAGCGAATGTGAGTTTCCCGCCGGGAGTGACCTCCAGCATTAGCCCTGATTCTGATGCGACTGGCGAAATCATGCGTTATGAGGTGAAGTCAGATTACGCTTCATCCACCCAATTAAAAACATTGCAGAACTATGAGATCTATAAAGAGCTCAAGCAAACTCCTGGCGTAGCGGATGTCTCCTCATTTGGTGGCAGGGTACGTCAATACCAAGTCATTGTCAGCCCAGAAAGTCTGCAATCGAAGGGCGTGACTGTTAATGAGCTGATTGCCGCCTTAACGAATGCCAATAGTAATACCGGCGGCGGACTATTACCGAGTGGTGAACAGCAATTCGTGGTTCGTGGCGTTGGGCTGCTTAGAAACATTGATGACATTAAGCGGGTGGTGATCTCTATTCACAATGGAGTACCTATCCGAATTGGCGACGTAGCTCGAATTGAGATTGGCAATGCGCCACGTTTGGGGATGTTCCAATTCAATGACAACCCTGACTCTGTTGAGGGCATCGTTTACTTGCGTCGTGGAGAGAATGCCACCGAAGTTTTAGCTCGCGTCCGCAACACTGTTGAAAATATTAATAAACAAGTGCTCCCACCTGGAATTGAAGTAGTGCCGTTCTATGACCGCCAAGTGCTCTTGGATATCACCATCGGCACGGTGAAGCACACATTGTTCTTCGGTATCTCTTTAGTTCTCGCGGTACTCTTTTTCTTCTTGGGTAATTTGCGTGCAGCAGCAGTAGTGGCTGCAGTAATTCCATTGGCTCTGTGCGTATCGTTTATTCAGATGCATCTGTGGAGCGTGCCTGCCAATTTGATTTCTCTTGGCGCGATTGACTTTGGCGTAATTGTGGACTCGGCAGTGATTCTGACGGAGAACGTCATGCGTCACTTGGAAGAGGGCGGCAAGCGTCTCAATCAAAGCATTATCTTGGCGACGAGTGAAGTGCAGCGAGCCATGATTTACTCGACTGGAATTATTATTGTTGCCTACTCGCCATTGTTCTTTATGGGTGGAGTAGAGGGCATCATCTTTAAGCCAATGGCATTCACTATGGGCTTTGCTTTGATAGCCGCCATGATTCTGAGCTTAACCTTCTTGCCTGCCATGATCTCCTTGGTCTTTGGTGAGAACTTGCATCACAAGCCACCTGGATTTATTACTAAGCTTCTGAATGGCTACAAGCCGCTATTGAGAAAGTGGATGGACCGCCCATTAACAGTTGTATCTGTTGCCGTATTTGTTCTGGGCCTAACCTTATTAAGTGTGACTCGCCTGGGTACTGCCTTCTTGCCAACGCTAGAAGAGAATAATATTTGGCTGCGAGTAACCTTGCCCAATACAGTGGATCTGGATTACTCCGTCAAGATTGCCAATCAGTTACGGGAGACTTTCTTAAAACAGCCTGAGATTGATAAAGTTGCTGCCCAGATTGGTCGTCCAGATGATGGTACCGACTCCACTGGCGTGTTTAATCAAGAGTACGGTCTGTATTTAAAGAGTCCTGACAAAATGCCAAGCGGGTCGAGCAAGAAAGACTTGATTACACATCTTGAGACTGAGCTCGATAAGATCCCGGGCGTTACATATAGCTTCTCGCAATACATTCAAGATAATGTGAATGAGGCGCTCTCTGGAGTGAAGGGTGAGAACTCGGTCAAGATTTACGGCACCGACCTTGAGGTCCTGGATCAAAAAGCCCACGAGGTAATTGAGCAGCTCAAAAAAGTACGCGGTGTAGCGGATGAGGGCATTCTGAAGGAATTAGGTCAGCCAACCTTGAATATCCAGATTGATCGTGAGCGCGCTGCACGTTACGGTATCAATGTGAATGACATTCAAACAGTTGTCGCCAATGCAATTGGTGGCGCAGCGGTTACTAACCTTTTAGAGGATGAAAAGACTTTTGGTATCGCCATTCGCCTCAACGAAGGTAGTCGCAATGACATTGCCGATATTGGTCACCTATTAGTAGATTCACCTAACGGCGCATCAATTCCTTTGTCGATGGTGGCAACGGTTCAATTAAGCGATGGCCCTTTCTTTATTTATCGTGAAGCTGGTAAGCGATATATCGCTATTAAATTCAGCGTGCGTCATCGTGACCTCGGTAGCGCCGTGGAAGATGCGCAATTCTTGGTTGAGAAAAATATTACCTTGCCACCAAACTACTCGATTAGTTGGGATGGTCAATTCAATCAAATGAAGCAAGCGCAGAAGAAGCTCATGCTGATCGTACCATTGGCCTTGCTGGGCATCTTCTTATTGCTTGTTAGCGCTTTTGGTAATTTCCGAGATGCAGTGATTGTGATGATTAATGTGCCGTTTGCCGCCATTGGTGGCGTGATTGCCTTACATCTTGCTGGAGAGACTCTCAGTATTTCCGCCTTCTTTGGATTCTTATCCTTATTTGGGATTGCGATTCAGGACGGAGTGATCCTGATCTCCTTTATCAATAAGACTGCCGCTCGCGAGCATGGTGAGATGAAGGATGTCATGGTGGAGGGCGCTTCTTTACGCGTTCGTCCGGTACTGATGACAGCGGCACTTTCTGGCTTAGGACTTTTACCAGCTGCTTTATCTCACTCAATTGGTTCTGAAGCCCAGCGCCCTCTAGCCCTAGTGATTGTGGGTGGTATGGTGACGACGACCATTTTGACCCTCTTGGTATTGCCAGTAATATATGGATGGTTTAGAGGACGCGCATTAACCCAAGTGGCAAAGGCCTAG